One Paralichthys olivaceus isolate ysfri-2021 chromosome 8, ASM2471397v2, whole genome shotgun sequence genomic region harbors:
- the LOC109637788 gene encoding uncharacterized protein: MKCVVVLLSLLSVGCSAPVSSCESLTEPITISKEEMLGRWLYIGGSTNFPGSRSLGHLLTNVWLNISETSESNILKLIQTQRIFNECSSLMYNVTFENSTMLVEQPFHLKEVYLPTDCSDCLVVHEEVIADEDKFTSLLLFSRGQNVSADTREMLIRQAKCLNIQSPIMLKPNNEICPDNTPSLGGLRTLNPLFEAKRGHQVLRFLDTFFDLFVNDDDD, translated from the exons ATgaagtgtgttgttgtgttgctgagTCTCCTCTCAGTGGGATGCTCCGCTCCTGTGAGTTCCTGCGAAAGTCTGACTGAACCAATCACCATCAGCAAAGAGGAG ATGTTGGGTAGATGGCTGTACATCGGGGGAAGCACTAACTTCCCAGGAAGCCGCTCGCTGGGCCACCTGCTGACCAATGTCTGGTTGAATATCTCTGAGACTTCCGAGAGCAACATCCTGAAACTCATCCAGACTCAGAGAAT ATTCAATGAATGTTCGAGCTTAATGTACAACGTGACCTTTGAGAACAGCACGATGTTAGTAG agCAACCTTTCCACCTGAAGGAAGTCTATCTGCCGACTGACTGCTCAGACTGTCTGGTCGTCCATGAAGAAGTTATCGCTGACGAAGACAAGTTTACCAGTCTTCTGCTTTTCA GCAGGGGACAGAACGTCTCTGCCGACACTCGGGAGATGCTCATAAGACAAGCAAAATGTCTCAACATTCAGTCGCCCATAATGCTAAAACCAAACAACG AAATCTGTCCAGACAACACTCCGTCTTTAGGGGGACTCCGCACCCTTAACCCCTTGTTTGAGGCCAAGAGGGGACATCAAGTCTTGAGATTTCTGGACactttttttgatttgtttgtgaacgatgatgatgattga
- the LOC109637832 gene encoding uncharacterized protein: MMEVVYVAVAALSLLSVGQAAPMTSCKTLTQPVVMQGREQLLGKWIFIAESTDITGTAALTKLLVESVWSKITAANESDAINLHQVQRMLGRCFSVTAKMTLRDNTLYMVQPYSSQSILLNTGCSDCLVILSKSIIQGRTLSGMQLISKRSNVSVAEIQEFRRQVECLNLPQPAVMDPENGFCSDDSPSTDLTSAINDTTLELFDMLGNILSNEGGLKNLIKQISSDGAGLKENPQIMTQ; the protein is encoded by the exons ATGATGGAGGTCGTTTATGTTGCTGTGGCTGCGCTCAGTCTTCTGTCTGTCGGACAGGCGGCTCCTATGACGAGCTGTAAGACTCTAACTCAACCTGTTGTAATGCAGGGAAGAGAGCAG CTGCTGGGGAAATGGATATTCATAGCAGAAAGCACAGACATCACAGGGACCGCGGCGCTGACGAAGCTGTTAGTGGAGAGCGTCTGGAGCAAAATCACCGCTGCCAACGAGAGTGATGCCATCAATCTTCATCAAGTTCAAAGAAT GTTAGGCCGATGCTTCTCTGTCACAGCTAAGATGACGTTGCGAGACAACACTCTGTATATGG TGCAACCTTACTCTTCTCAATCCATCCTGCTGAACACTGGCTGCTCCGACTGCCTTGTTATCCTTTCAAAGTCGATCATACAAGGAAGAACACTGAGTGGCATGCAGCTCATTA GCAAGAGAAGTAATGTGTCTGTTGCTGAGATTCAAGAGTTTAGGAGGCAGGTAGAGTGTCTGAACTTACCACAGCCTGCTGTCATGGACCCAGAGAATG GTTTTTGTTCAGATGATTCTCCCTCCACTGATCTGACCAGTGCCATTAATGACACGACGTTGGAATTGTTTGACATGCTTGGCAACATTCTAAGCAATGAGGGTGGACTGAAAAACCTGATCAAACAGATTTCCAGTGATGGAGCTGGATTAAAAGAAAATCCACAAATCATGACGCAATGA
- the chic2 gene encoding cysteine-rich hydrophobic domain-containing protein 2 has translation MMEDFDEIYEEEEEEEDEDRAAEEQLLKYAPDPVVVRGSGHVTVFGLSNKFESEFPSALTGKVAPEEFKASINRVNGCLRKTLPVNVRWLLCGCLCCCCTLGFSLWPVICLSKRTRRSIEKLLEWENSRLYHKLCLHWRLSKRKCETNNMMEYVILIEFLPKIPIFRPD, from the exons ATGATGGAGGACTTTGACGAGATCtacgaagaggaggaagaagaggaggacgaggacagGGCCGCGGAGGAGCAGCTCCTCAAGTACGCTCCGGACCCGGTGGTGGTGCGAGGATCCGGCCACGTCACTGT GTTTGGGCTTAGTAACAAATTCGAGTCAGAATTTCCTTCAGCACTTACAGGGAAG GTGGCACCGGAGGAATTCAAAGCCAGTATCAATCGCGTAAACGGCTGCCTGAGGAAGACGCTGCCGGTGAACGTGCGGTGGCTCCTATGCggctgtctctgctgctgctgcacgttGGGCTTTAGTTTGTGGCCTGTCATCTGCCTCAGCAAGAGG ACAAGAAGATCTATAGAGAAGCTCCTGGAGTGGGAGAACAGCAGACTTTACCACAAG TTGTGTTTGCATTGGAGACTAAGCAAAAGGAAGTGTGAAACCAACAACATGATGGAATAT GTAATCCTGATAGAGTTCCTACCTAAGATCCCCATCTTCAGACCAGATTAG
- the rhbdd2 gene encoding rhomboid domain-containing protein 2: MAAMDYIKIISEVVKDIVPVITCGVFTLALASCVLFCIQTYLSLTQGFLSVGAAVFQSGHIHRLLLFPVYHRSLAQLLLNVTALVFLCGSLERGVGTVRFLSVFLLLSTTTGLCYSFLDLLLQDDSSQTHTHTEGLVPVALACVALTTMHTKVTKGFLCGVSFPTIALPWVFLIIATALVPHCVLPCNVIAILIGWMYGKGWFSLLDVSEARAGVVEKLMPFRLLRNICGVLFVPASIEERRKTLLPQINPTPGSYPVQAYAPTSSINSAATVTYEGWPNSNSALSGPTPPLHSHGHGSTHNFGLSHSHSCNHSHHGHSHGQL, from the coding sequence ATGGCAGCAATGGATTACATAAAAATCATCTCAGAGGTTGTAAAAGACATTGTTCCTGTCATCACCTGCGGTGTTTTCACTCTGGCTCTGGcatcatgtgttttattctgtatCCAAACATACTTGAGCTTAACTCAGGGTTTCCTCAGTGTTGGAGCCGCTGTTTTCCAAAGTGGACACATCCACAGACTTCTCCTGTTCCCCGTCTATCATAGAAGTTTAGCCCAGCTGCTCCTGAACGTCACAGCCCTGGTGTTCCTCTGTGGCAGCCTGGAGAGAGGTGTGGGCACCGTCCgcttcctgtctgtcttcctgttgCTGTCCACCACCACCGGCCTGTGTTACAGCTTcctggatctgctgctgcaggacgaCAGCAGCCAgactcacacccacacagagggcCTGGTCCCTGTGGCCCTGGCCTGTGTGGCTCTGACCACCATGCACACGAAGGTGACCAAAGGGTTCCTGTGTGGAGTCAGTTTCCCCACCATAGCTCTCCCCTGGGTGTTCCTCATCATTGCCACTGCCCTCGTTCCTCACTGTGTGCTCCCCTGCAATGTTATCGCCATTTTGATTGGGTGGATGTACGGGAAAGGATGGTTCTCTCTTCTGGATGTGTCAGAGGCCAGGGCTGGTGTTGTGGAGAAGCTGATGCCGTTCAGGTTGCTGAGGAACATCTGCGGTGTCCTGTTTGTCCCTGCCTCCATAGAGGAAAGGAGGAAGACTCTACTTCCACAAATCAATCCAACACCAGGCTCCTACCCGGTCCAGGCGTACGCTCCTACATCAAGCATTAACTCTGCTGCTACTGTGACATATGAAGGCTGGCCCAACTCAAACAGTGCTCTGTCTGGTCCCACACCTCCTCTTCATTCTCATGGACATGGATCGACACATAACTTTGGACTCAGTCACAGCCACAGCTGCAACCACAGCCACCACGGTCATAGCCATGGTCAGCTTTAG
- the LOC138411112 gene encoding OCIA domain-containing protein 1 — MSSTTSGYSEEQQRRGAKMPVGMDYMPTEEERTVFRECNKESFWYRSVPFSMISMALTQALVARGIVTASPRFGSLPKVAFAGFCGYLGGKMSYMRTCQEKFKRLENSPLGEALRSKTGLPQQYSKGPQSELSDPDNQSFDPMFQPAESPSKMPSNNRDYEYGFKPEQPMQMGKADDRSASASVQSYVDDEEPRRKSILYEDLRVKNRENYEVALTQKAETLLKTTPEKERERPKTEAKKNIYGDSWEE; from the exons ATGTCGTCCACCACCTCGGGTTattcagaggagcagcagcgcaGAGGAGCGAAG ATGCCAGTGGGCATGGACTACATgcccacagaggaggagaggacggtGTTCAGAGAGTGCAACAAGGAGAGCTTCTGGTACAGGT CGGTGCCTTTCTCTATGATCAGCATGGCTCTCACCCAAGCCCTGGTTGCCAGAG GGATCGTGACTGCATCTCCAAGGTTTGGATCGCTACCCAAAGTGGCCT TTGCTGGCTTTTGTGGCTACCTGGGTGGGAAGATGTCGTACATGAGGACGTGCCAGGAGAAGTTCAAGAGGTTGGAGAACTCTCCTCTGGGAGAAGCTCTTAGATCGAAGACAGGGCTGCCTCAACAATA TTCCAAGGGTCCCCAGTCAGAGCTGAGTGACCCAGACAACCAGTCATTTGACCCCATGTTCCAGCCAGCAGAATCCCCCAGCAAAATGCCCAGCAACAACAGAGATTATGAGTACGGCTTCAAACCAGAGCAACCCATGCAAATGGGCAAAGCAGACGACCGCAGCGCCTCAG CTTCAGTCCAGTCATATGTTGACGACGAGGAGCCCAGGAGGAAATCGATTCTCTATGAGGACCTGAGGGTCAAAAACAGAGAGAACTACGAGGTGGCACTAACCCAGAAGGCTGAGACGCTGCTTAAAACAACACCTGAGAAGGAGCGAGAAAGACCCAAGACAGAGG CGAAGAAAAACATCTACGGAGACTCCTGGGAGGAATGA
- the slc34a2a gene encoding solute carrier family 34 member 2a — MDSLRLPQQMAPENKEDHNEDQENKNKEVQASPAHSTVALVEEESEDADPWDLPELKDTGVPWSALDSRGKVMRVLVSVAKLVLLLGFLYMFICSLDILSSAFQLVGGKAAGDIFQENSVLANPLAGLVIGVLVTLLVQSSSTSSSIVVSMVSSGLLTVQLAVPIIMGTNIGTSVTNTLVAMTQAGERSTFRRAFAGATVHDFFNWLSVLVLLPLEVATGYLYVVTELIIDSFNIQSGEAPELLNVITDPLTESIIVLDESVLTGIATGDPLARNKSLIKRWCQTFTNTTLMNVTVPGPENCTSPSLCWDDGNYTFTLKNISETYNVQKCKHIFVDVNLSDLAVGLILLALSLLVLCSCLILIVKLLNSMLKGQVAGVIKTILNTDFPFPFGWITGYIAIIVGAGMTFIVQSSSVFTSAITPLVGIGVISIERAYPLSLGSNIGTTTTAILAAMASPGDSLANALQIALVHFLFNISGIILWYPIPFTRIPIRLAKGLGNITASYRWFAAVYIICCFFVFPLFVFSLSLAGWKVLVGVGAPILVMLIIIIVINVVQKRKPGCLPAILQSWDFLPLWAHSLAPWDKVVGVFIAKCCCCCKCCQIAADDPEHKDKECVEEDQKTHTEVYDNPAMSAEKEVENEIKIELQILKMTRL; from the exons ATGGACTCACTACGTCTGCCACAG CAAATGGCTCCTGAAAACAAGGAAGATCACAATGAGgaccaagaaaataaaaacaaag aggtCCAAGCGAGTCCTGCACATTCCACTGTGGCGTTGGTtgaggaggagtcagaggacGCAGACCCATGGGACCTCCCGGAGCTGAAGGACACCGGGGTCCCATGGTCAG CTCTGGATTCGAGAGGGAAGGTGATGAGAGTGCTGGTGTCAGTGGCGAAGTTGGTCCTGCTGCTGGGATTCCTCTACATGTTCATCTGCTCCCTCGACATCCTCAGCTCAGCTTTTCAGCTGGTTGGAG GTAAAGCAGCAGGTGACATCTTCCAGGAAAACTCAGTTTTGGCCAACCCGCTGGCTGGTCTGGTCATTGGCGTTCTGGTCACTCTTCTGGTGCAGAGCTCGTCAACTTCCTCCTCTATAGTTGTCAGCATGGTCTCCTCTGGAC TGTTAACAGTCCAACTGGCCGTTCCTATCATCATGGGCACCAACATTGGGACCTCTGTCACCAACACACTAGTAGCAATGACGCAGGCTGGTGAACGCAGCACATTTCGGAG GGCTTTTGCAGGGGCCACAGTGCACGACTTCTTCAACTGGCTGTCCgtgctggtgctgctgcctCTGGAGGTAGCCACTGGTTATTTGTACGTGGTCACTGAGCTCATCATCGACTCCTTCAACATCCAGAGCGGAGAGGCCCCAGAGCTGTTGAATGTGATCACTGATCCCCTCACCGAGTCAATCATAGTG TTGGATGAGTCTGTCCTCACTGGGATTGCCACTGGAGACCCGTTAGCCAGGAATAAGAGTCTTATCAAAAGATGGTGCCAAACCTTCACAAACACG ACATTAATGAACGTTACAGTTCCTGGTCCAGAGAACTgcacctctccatctctctgctggGATGATGGAAACTACACCTTCACACTGAAGAACATTTCTGAAACATATAATGTCCAGAAAT GTAAACACATCTTCGTGGATGTGAATCTTTCTGACCTGGCAGTAGGTCTGATCCTGctggctctctctctgctcGTGCTCTGCTCCTGCCTGATCCTCATCGTCAAACTGCTAAACTCCATGTTGAAGGGTCAGGTGGCTGGAGTCATCAAGACCATCCTCAACACTG ATTTCCCATTTCCATTTGGTTGGATCACTGGTTACATTGCCATTATCGTCGGAGCTGGCATGACCTTCATCGTGCAGAGCAGTTCAGTCTTCACCTCTGCAATTACTCCACTTGTTG GTATTGGTGTCATCAGCATAGAGAGAGCATACCCACTGTCCCTGGGTTCAAATATTGGTACAACCACCACAGCTATCCTGGCAGCCATGGCTAGTCCTGGAGACTCACTGGCTAATGCTCTACAG ATTGCCCTTGTCCACTTCCTGTTCAACATCTCTGGCATCATCCTCTGGTATCCAATCCCCTTCACCCGCATCCCCATCCGTCTGGCTAAAGGTCTGGGAAACATCACCGCCTCCTATCGCTGGTTTGCAGCTGTCTACATCATCTGCTGCTTTTTCGTTTTTCCACTCTTTGTCTTCAGCCTGTCGCTGGCTGGCTGGAAGGTACTGGTTGGTGTGGGTGCACCTATACTTGTCATGTTGATCATCATCATAGTGATCAACGTGGTGCAGAAACGGAAACCTGGGTGTTTGCCTGCAATACTGCAATCCTGGgatttcctccctctctgggCCCACTCCCTGGCTCCCTGGGACAAAGTGGTTGGAGTGTTTATTGccaaatgctgctgctgctgcaaatgcTGCCAAATAGCTGCTGACGACCcagaacacaaagacaaagagtgtGTGGAGGAAGAtcagaagacacacacagaggtgtacGATAACCCTGCAATGAGTGCAGAAAAAGAGGTGGAAAATGAGATAAAGATAGAGCTGCAGATCTTGAAGATGACGCGGCTGTGA